From the Cohaesibacter sp. ES.047 genome, the window TGCTCGGGGAATGCCCAAATGGGAACGGCGCACGGCATCGGAAATGCATGCGCCGCTTTGGCATCTGGGCGATCGAATGTTTTTTTGGGTTGGCTAGCGAACGGAACTGCAGTAAGCGCCGTGAACCTTCCACGGATCGCGGCCGGAAACACAGGCTTCGACGGCATAGCTGAAGCCATAGCCAGCAAAGCCAGCTTTGGCTTCGATGAGATAGTAAATGGTCTTGCTGTGTCCGCGCTTGGTGTAGCCTGTGGCGCGGCAATATCGCTTGGCGTAAAGGCTCGGTCCGTGCTCGCTGAGTTTGGACTGGCGGACACGCTCGATGCGATTGACCGGATCGCCGGATTTCACCACATTGTATTCGGCGGTCGTGATCGTCCGGTTCACACGGGACAGAACGCCTGCGCTGTCGCAATCGGGCAAAGCGGAGGCTTGGGCGAAGGTTGAAAACAGGCTGGTGGAGAGCAGTACAGCGCTCACAGCCACAAAATGTGGTAATCTCATGCAGACACACCCCAATGAATATAAAGACGTTATGCTTTGCAACTTCACCTTTCACAGCGCCGGGGTCAAGCGGCAAAGCGCAGAAACCTGTGTGTTGCTAAATGTGTCTGTTCGATTGTGACTGCTGTCTGTCCGACTGTGCGTTTCCGCATCATCCCGGACGGATTTGCTAACGAGGGTAAGGGGATGCATTCGGGCCTGGCGGGCCTGGCAAGCATGGATCAGGCGGGCGGGCAAATCCACTCGAGATAAGACCGATGGGCGGTCTCTCCCAACGTGCGGGCGAGGAAAGGCAATAATTGTTCCAGTTCGTCATGCAGCGTGTAAGGCGGGTTGATGATGAACAGTCCCGTTCCATTGAGGCGTTTGGCGGTGTCGAGCTTCTGAATGACAAGCTCGGCTCTGAGGCTGTTGGCGATGCCTGCCTCTTGCAACGCCTCTGCCGCGCGGTCGACGGTGCGCCGGGCCTTGATGGGATACCACAGACAATAGATGCCTGTTGACCAGCGCTTGTATCCCTTCAGGAACTCCGCGATCAGCCGTTCATACTCGTTCTCTTGCTCATAGGGCGGGTCGATCAGCACGACACCGCGGCGTTCCTTGGGGGGCAGATCGGACCGCAAGGCCACCCAACCATCATCCTGCCGGACATGCAGTCGCCGGTCACGGCCGCAATGGATGGCAAGCTCATCGGCGTCATCGGGGTGTTTTTCGATGAAAAAAGCCCGGTCCTGCGGTCGGCTCATCATGGCGATCAGTTTGGGCGAGCCGGGGTAGGTGGTGATGTGCCCATCTGGATTGAGCTGGTCTATGAGATCGAAATAAGGGTCGCAAATCTCTTTGAGGACGGGTGGGAGGCCCTTGTCCCGTTCAGCCATGAGGCGCGCTATGCCCTGCTGCCATTCTCCGGTTTTTTGCGCTTGATCACCCGAGATATCGTAAAGACCAGTGCCCGCATGGCTGTCGAGGCAGAAGAAGGGCTTATCCTTTTTGCCCAGATGTATGAGGATGCGCGTCAGGACGATATGCTTGAGGCAGTCGGCAAAATTTCCGGCGTGATAGATATGGCGGTAGTTCATGGAAGCGAAACAGCCTTGAAGCATGGGGTGAAACGGGCAGCATGGGGTCAAACGGGCAGGCGAAAGCTTGGCGCGGTATGACCGAGCCTGTTCGATCTGTCAATCAGGATGCCGTTTGAAGCCGGGCTTTGGCATTGTCCCTATTGCTTTGCGTCGTCGCTTTTGCTCTCGCTGGGCGTCTCGTCTTCTGCTGTCTCATCCCCGTCATCGACAAGTCCGGACGCTTCACCCTTCTCGACCTCTTCGACAATGGGGTAGATGATCAGATCCTTGCCGTCCATATTCTCCTCGCAATCACCGCTGAGGCCGATCTGGGCAATGTGAAAGCGGCCCTTCTCCCAAGCGAAGATGCTGAACTGGCGGCAACTGCTGGCGGTGCCCTTCTTGGGAACTTCTGACCGCAGAAGCTTGTTCTTCTCGTCCCATGTGGGCTTTTGCAGCAGGCTCGTGGCGTACCAGCCAAGTTTGGTATCCAGTTGGGGAAAGGACAGTAGGTTGGCCCATTCGTTGCGCCCATCCTCAACCTGATAGAGCCGGAAGCTGTCACCGGACAGGCTGGAGGAGCAGATGAAGCCGTAGAGCGTCTGAACCCCCAGTGAGATTACGATAGCTCGGTCTTTCAATTCATCATCATCGATGTCGGCAAGCCAGCAGCCCATCGTTGCGCGGTGATTGTCGATCAGGCGCTGCGGCACTTCGACCGCCTGCACCCTGAGTGTACTCAAGAAAAGAGCCAGAGCAGCAAGCAGCCAAAGGCCAAATGTCAGGCCGGTGTTGCGCGCAAGGTGGTTGCTCGAAGCGATTGCAGTTGCCTTGTCAGAGTTTGAAATTGATAGGCGGCGCATTGCCAACACTCCCGGATGTTCCGATATGTGAAAAGAGAATAGCTGACTCGGTGTTGGAAGGACAGTTCCACGACTTGA encodes:
- a CDS encoding 23S rRNA (adenine(2030)-N(6))-methyltransferase RlmJ; the encoded protein is MLQGCFASMNYRHIYHAGNFADCLKHIVLTRILIHLGKKDKPFFCLDSHAGTGLYDISGDQAQKTGEWQQGIARLMAERDKGLPPVLKEICDPYFDLIDQLNPDGHITTYPGSPKLIAMMSRPQDRAFFIEKHPDDADELAIHCGRDRRLHVRQDDGWVALRSDLPPKERRGVVLIDPPYEQENEYERLIAEFLKGYKRWSTGIYCLWYPIKARRTVDRAAEALQEAGIANSLRAELVIQKLDTAKRLNGTGLFIINPPYTLHDELEQLLPFLARTLGETAHRSYLEWICPPA